In the Paenibacillus sp. J23TS9 genome, TTGGATATATGGACCCGGGCAACTGGGCAACGGATATTGCAGGGGGTGCCCAGTTTGGATATTCCCTGCTCGCCGTTATCCTGATGTCCAATCTGATGGCAGTACTGCTGCAGTCGCTTGCAAGCAAGCTCGGCATTGTTACCGGGCATGATCTGGCGCAGGCCTGCCGCAACCAGTACAGCAAGCCTGTCTCCATTGGCCTCTGGATTCTATGCGAGCTCGCCATCGCGGCCTGTGACCTTGCAGAGGTCATCGGCTCAGCCATTGCACTGAAGCTGCTATTCGGCATACCACTGCTTTACGGCGTTTTAATTACGGCTTTGGATGTCCTCCTGATCCTGCTTTTGCAGCACAAGGGCTTTCGGGCCATTGAAACGCTCGTCATTGTGCTCGTCTTAACGATAGGCGCATGCTTTGCTGTTGACCTATGGCTGGCAAAACCCGATGCAGGCAGCATTTTTAACGGGTTCATCCCAACTGCCGACCTGATTACCAATCATCAGAAGCTGTACATTGCCATTGCGATTCTCGGGGCAACGGTTATGCCGCATAATCTGTACCTTCACTCTTCGATTGTACAGACCCGGCAGTATGAAAATACCTACAAAGGCAAGCGCCAGGCCATCCGGTTTTCCGCGTGGGATTCCACGATCGCCCTGACCCTTGCGCTGTTCATTAACGCAGCTATCCTGATCGTCTCAGCAGCGACGTTTCATAAGGCAGGAATGACCGAAGTAGCGGAGATCAGCGATGCTTACCACATGCTGACACCCCTGGTAGGAACGACCCTTGCGAGTATTTTATTTGCCGTAGCATTGCTGGCTTCGGGACAAAATTCAACGCTTACCGGCACCTTGGCAGGACAGATCGTCATGGAAGGCTTCCTGGATATCAAGCTTCCCCCTTGGCTGCGCCGGCTGATTACACGTTTGATCGCCATCATTCCAGCAGTCATTGTTACGATCATCGCCGGGGAAAAAGGAACGGAAGAGCTTTTGATCCTCAGTCAGGTAATCCTGTCGCTCCAGCTCCCGTTTGCAGTCATTCCTCTGGTCAAATTTACCGGAGACAAGAAGATCATGGGAAGATTCGTCAACTCGGCTTGGGTGAAAATTCTCGCATGGTGTGTTTCCGCTATTATCGTTGTACTCAACCTGTTTCTCATTTATCAAACCTTCATGGGCTGATATCCCCATATACAAAAGTCCGCATGGCGTCTCAGGACGGCCATGCGGACTTTTATTTTCAAATAGACTGGTTATTTGCTGCCAAGCATCTGCAGCTCCAGATTCAGCTTCAGCACATTCACTCTCTCTTCGCCAAAAACGCCAAGATCCCGTCCTTCGATGCTCTTTGCAACCAGCTGCTTTAGCTGTTCCTCTGGAATATGGCGCAGGGCGCTAATCCGCGGAATTTGAACCTCGGCAGAAGCAGGCGTAATATGCGGATCCAGACCTGATCCGGAGTTGGTAATCAGATCCACAGGCAGCCCGCTGACAGCCACCTTGGGATTTTCTTTCTCCCACTGGGCGATGGAATCCTTAACTCGCTTCAGCAGCTCGGGATTCGACGGAGCGTAGTTGCCAGAGCCTGACCCGGCACCATCGTTATCAATGCTGGATATCCGCCCTTGGAAAAACGATGGATCCGTAAAGGTCTGCCCGATGAGCTCTGAACCCACCGTACGACCTGTGGTGTCCTTGACCATACTCCCATTGGCCTGATGCGGAAAGATCAGCTGGGCGAGTCCTGTGCTTGCCAGCGGATAAGCGATGCCGCAAATCACGATGAACAATAAGCTGGAGCGCAGGGCTATAAGCCAAATGGAGCCATGCGACACTTCTTCGAATTTCGCCGTTGTCTTCATTGTATATCATCCTTTTTCATAAGCTTGTGATGGGAAGTTTCCCTTTCTCTCTATAAACCAGACCTTAGATCCACAAATGCACAACCAAATCAATCAGCTTGATACCGGCGAATGGAGCAATGACACCACCGAGTCCAAAGATCATCAGGTTCCGGCTGAGCAGACGCGCCGAGCTCATTGGCTTGTATTTGATGCCTTTCATTGCCAGCGGGATCAGCAGCGGAATAATAACGGCATTGAAAATCAATGCACTCAGAATAGCCGACATCGGCGATCCCAGGGCCATCACATTCAGTACGTTCATCTGTGGAATGGCCACCATGAACATCGCGGGAATGATCGCAAAATACTTCGCAACATCATTCGCGATGCTGAACGTGGTCAATGCGCCCCGAGTCATCAGCAGTTGTTTACCGATGGCTACGACTTCAATGATCTTGGAGGGATCGGAGTCCAGGTCAACCATGTTTGCTGCTTCCTTCGCTGCCACCGTCCCGCTGTTCATTGCAATGCCGACATCAGCCTGGGCCAGGGCAGGCGCGTCATTCGTGCCGTCCCCGGTCATGGCTACCAGCTTACCTTCGGCCTGTTCCCGGCGAATCACGGCGATTTTGTCTTCCGGCTTGCTCTCCGCAATATAATCATCAACACCGGCTTCCCGGGCAATCGTTGCCGCTGTCAGCGGGTTATCCCCCGTACACATGATGGTCCTGATCCCCATCTCCCGGAGTTGTTCAAAGCGCTCCTTCATACCCGGTTTCACAGTATCCTTCAGGTGAATCAATCCATAGATTTTGTCGTCAACCGCAACTGCAAGCGGCGTTCCGCCTTCGGACGCGATCGCATCCGAATTCGCGGCAAGGTCTGATGGAATGCTGCCGCCTTGGGAAAGCACCCACTGGCGGACCGCATCAACCGCTCCCTTGCGGACATGACGTCCATCCTGCAAATCAATGCCGCTCATTCTTGTCTCTGCTTTGAATTCAATAAATTCGCCGCCTGCTGCAATATCCTCGTCATAGCCCAGCGTTTGCTTCTTCATCAGCTCAAGAACAGACCGTCCTTCTGGTGTTTCATCCTTAAGTGAGCTTACTGCCGCCCAATAGGCTGTTTCTGGCAGGGAAGCATCACCTGCAGGAATAAACTGGCTGGCCATCCGGTTACCATACGTAATTGTCCCTGTTTTATCCAGTATCATGGTATTGATATCACCGGAAGCTTCCACGGCCTTACCGGACATGGCCAGCACATTGAACTGGGTAACACGGTCCATCCCGGCAATCCCAATGGCTGATAGCAGACCGCCAATAGTCGTAGGAATCAGACATACCAGAAGGGATATGAGAACCGGAATATCAAGTGATATCCCCAAATATTTGGCAATTGGTGCAAGCGTGACGACCACAATCAGAAAGATCAGCGTCAATGTCGTCAACAGCGTACTCAGCGCAATTTCATTTGGCGTTTTCTGACGGGATGCGCCCTCAACGAGTGAAATCATTCTGTCGATGAACGATTCGCCCGGATCGCTGGTAATGGCCACCTTGATCCGGTCACTGACTACCCGTGTACCACCGGTCACGGAGCTGAAGTCGCCGCCCGCTTCCTTGATGACAGGGGCTGATTCCCCGGTAATGGCCGATTCATCAACTGAAGCGAGCCCTTCGATGACTTCACCATCCCCCGGAATCATCTCGCCCTGCGATACGATGACGATGTCACCTTTGCGCAGCTCTGTAGAATTAACAACTTTAATATCCGGACCAACACATTTATTGGCGGTTGTTTCTTTTTTACTTTTCTTCAGAGAATCTGCCTGTGCCTTACCGCGGCCTTCAGCCAGCGCCTCGGCGAAGTTCGCGAACAGGACCGTGAACAGCAGAATCAGAAATACAGTCAAATTAAAACCCAGGCGCCCTCCAGTGTTGAAATAGTCTGGAAACAGAACCATCAGCAAAACGACAAATGTGCCGATTTCAACCACGAACATGACCGGATTCTTCAACATAACGACCGGATTCAATTTAATAATGCTGTCCTTCATAGCATGCTTGATAATGCTGCCTGTAAGCATGCTTTTGCGTTTTCCGCTCATGATTCTTTCCACCTCATTTATTTTGGGAATTGAAGCCATTCCTTATTTAAGTGTTAGAAATTCCGCCACCGGGCCCAGAACCAGCACCGGCAGGAAGGTCAATGCTCCGATCAGGAGCACTGTTCCGACCAAAATGCCCGCAAACAGCTTTGTATCCGTATGGAAGGTGCCGATGGTTTCAGGGACCGTTCTTTTTCGCGACAGAGAGCCGGCTACGCCCAGGAGAGCGATAATCGAGACATACCGTCCCAATAGCATGACAAGCCCCGTGCTTACGTTCCAGAACACCGTGTTATCACCCAGGCCCTCGAAGCCGGAGCCGTTGTTCGCTGCGGAAGAAGTATACTCATACAAGGATTGGCTCAGTCCGTGATACATTGGGTTAGTCAAGGCATCCGTTCCCAGATGCGTCATAAATGAAACAGCCGTCGGAACCAAAATGATAAACGGATGCGCGAGTATCGCAATGGCAATCAGCTTCATTTCCCGGCTTTCGATTTTACGCCCCAGGAACTCCGGTGTCCGTCCAACCATCAAACCGCATATGAACACGCCCAGAATGGCATACATAATCATATTGACGAAACCTACACCCTTGCCTCCGAACACGACGTTCAGCATCATTTCCGCCAGTGGAGCAAGTCCGCCAAGCGGCGTCAGCGTATCATGCATGTTATTGACCGAGCCGGTCGTCGCCGCCGTCGTGACGGTCGTGAACAGCGCGGACTGCGCCACGCCGAACCGGACCTCTTTGCCCTCCATGCTGCCTTGCGTACTGTTGATGCCAAGCTCATTGATTAGCGGGTTGCCGCTTTTTTCCGAAAAATAGGTCAGGCACAGGAAAGCTGCGAACAGCACCATCATGGCCGAGAAAACAATCCAGCCCTGCTTGCGGTTTTTCGCAAACCGCCCAAAGGTATAAGGCAGCGACGCCGAAATCGTCCACATGCTCAATATTTCAATTACGTTCGTCAGCGGACGCGGATTTTCAAAGGGATGCGCCGAGTTCACGCCGAAAAATCCGCCCCCGTTCGTTCCGAGATGCTTGATCGACTCCAGGGACGCTACAGGCCCCATGGCAATGTGCTGCACTGCACCGCCAAGCGTGTTTACAGTAACGGTAGGCTCCAGCGTCTGCGGTACCTGCAGTCCCACCAGCACCAGCGTAACGATGATCGCGAGCGGCAGAAATACGCGGGTATGAGCCTTTACGAAGTCTTCAAAAAAGTTACCCATCCCGCCTCCTCTGCGGGTGATCCCACGCATAAATGAGATGGCAATGACCAGACCGGAAGCCGCCGACGTAAACATCATCATCGTGATGACGATCATCTGGCCGAAGTAAGACATGCCGCTTTCGCCGCTGTAATGCTGAAGATTCGTATTGGTCATGAAACTGATGACGGTATTAAAGGACAGGCTGGCCTCCATATTTCCGGTTTGATTCGGATTGACTGGCAGCCCTCCCATCAGTCTGAGAATCAAATAGCTGACGGCCACCAATATGATGTTGGTCGCAATCATACTGAGAGCGTATTTTTTCCAGTTCATGCCGGAGCGGTTTTTTAGACCGATGAACTTATAAAAGAGCTTTTCTACGGCTCCAAAAATTTTGTCCGTACGGTTCGCCTCATTGGAGAATACGTGATATATATAGCTGCCTACCGGTTTAACCAGCAGGAGCAGCACAGCGATAACGATACAAATCTGCAGGATATCCAAAATTGCTTCCTCCTCTTCAAGGCTGGTTTTCTAAAATCGTTCCGGATGGATCAGGGCATAGACCAAATAGATGAATACGAGCAGCGCCAGTACCATAACAACGATCATTTGTCTTCCCCTCCCCCATCCACGACATGGCCGCACCATCTTAGGAATAGCAGAAAGACACCAAATACCCCTGCAAGCGTCAAAATCATCAGAAAGTCCATCATGGCTTCACATTTTCCCTTCTCTTTCCCGAATAAGCACTATTTCAGCAAGAATCCAACCTCGCCGTTCAACGTATGAATGATGTGATTCGCTCCTAGTCCCCGGTAAATCCCCGGAGAATTATCCGCCCTTGTGATCACGTATATGGGACGCGATGTCCACGGCCGGCATATTTGCAGGTAGCGGCATGTTAAATTGAGACTGTTCTCAAAAATAAAGATCCGGCCGATCCTCTGTTCAGGAACGACCCACTCAACCGTGTTGTTGGTGTGGATCCGAATGATTTGCGAAGCTCCAAGCTTTCTAAGCTCGCGTTCTTCTTTCAGACTATTGGTAAGCACGGCGAAAGGCCGTTTGAGATAGATCAAAAGCTTAATAAAATTGCGTCCGACCTCGTTCGGCGCTGTAACGATGATGAGTTCCTCATCCACGACTTTGTGCTCCTCCTTCTGGCAGATTGTCTGAACATAAAATAGGCCGCAGGGAAAGAGGACCTTTCCCGCGGCCTACAAGTTCATGACGAAAGAAAGCCATGAAAATATGCTCACGACAAATGCTGCCTCTCCCTATACGCTTACGAGGTTAGCTGACGGATTAGGGCGTGAGAGTCGCCCATCCTCATTGTCCCATTACGGGACGGAAGGATTCACCCCTGCCTCATATGCCTAAAGCCATATGATGCTGTTGGTTCCCCCGCTTCCGGCCCTGGGCCGGAATTAAGCGTTAAAGACATTCAAATGTTATATTTTTTTGCATTTCATGCATTTTGGCAATAAGAAAAACGTCAATTGACGTACTTTCACAGAAGACAGACCGCGATTAGCGGAAATTTTTCTTGCAATATCAGGAAGTAATGGCTCTGTAGTTTATACTTTCTGATATTATAAAAAACCACAGAGGTTAACTGAACCCCTGTGGTCGATAGATATCGATCACAAGTTTCATCATTCCTCTCTCAAACAACGCTTACGAGGTTAGCTGACGGATTCGAGCGGTGAGAGTCGCTCTACCCGCGCCCGGATCCATGGCATCCGGTCACAGGATTCACCCCTGCGGTATCACCTGTCTCCGACTCTCACACCGGACAACTGGAGTACGCGCGATTGGTTCCCCCGATTCCCACCCATAAAGAGAGTGAAAATTCAGCGATTCAAAAATGGAAACGTCTTGAATTACGATTTGAATCATACACCCGCGTGCAATTAGTGTAAAGGTGGTGTGAAATCGCTTATCGCTTAAAATAAGATCATTTCAGCTCAGGTTATCGCTTACAAAAGTTTATATCTCCTTTTGGCTCTCGTATCCTCTCTATTTCACCTGTTTATATTAAACGGATTAGAGCCTTCCATTCTTCTTTCTGTCAATGAACACTGTATTTTCATAAAGTGACGTGAAGCAGCGCCAGAGCGAGCAAACGGTTGAAAAACAGCTGCTCCAACCGGCAGTCAGGCAGCCATGCCCTGAAAACGGATATTAAGGTGATTCCAGCCCTCTGCTGAGTTTGGCTGAGGCTTATGTTTCATTGTTCTGATCGATACGTAAGATTGAAATGAATTGATTCATTGTATAAAATTAAGTTGTATAAGATATAAGGAAGGGAGGAAGGAAAATGTCTGTGTACGACTATCATGCCCGCACGTTGCAGGGCAAGGAAAAACCTTTATCCGACTATCAGGATCAAGTGCTGCTTATCGTAAATACGGCAAGCAAGTGCGGGTTGACTCCCCAATATCGGGGGCTTCAGGAGCTGTACGAAAAATTTCATGATCAGCATTTTGAAATCCTCGGATTTCCCAGCAACCAGTTTGCGCATCAAGAGCCGGGAGGCAGCGAGGAAATTGCGGAGTTTTGCCAAGTCAATTACGGCGTAAGCTTTCCCATGTTCGAGAAAATCGATGTCAAGGGCGATAACGCCCATCCGCTGTTCAAGCATCTCACCGAAAAGGCGCCTGGCGTACTGGGCTCCAAGGCGATCAAATGGAATTTCACTAAATTTCTGGTCGACAAACAAGGGCGGGTTATTAAGCGCTACGCACCACAAACGACACCGGATAAAATTGAAGAGGATATTAAAAAGCTGATCGGGAATTCTTCTTCCAATTAAAAACAACGAGCGGCATATAATTTCGTATATCTGCTGAAAAAACAAAAAGATCCTTGCGGGAGCAAGGATCTTCTTCGTGTTCTTACTATAAATGCGGTAGAGAGGACTCGAACCTCCACGAGCATACGCCCACTACCCCCTCAAGATAGCGTGTCTGCCATTCCACCACTACCGCGCAGTGATAACTTTTTCAGCAACTTTTTTATTATATACCAACAGCCCGAAAATGTAAATAGCTATCCTGAAAATTCAATGTATAGACGGCAGGACCCGCTCTCACTAGCATCAAAATGACAAGTCCTGCCTTACGGTTTCTCATCAGAATAAAATACGTTATTGATCAAAAGATTGTTGTTTTTTATAGCGGGTAAAACTGATATACTCCTTAATAAACTCTTTTTCTTTTTCGGATAATAAGACGCTGGATTGATCACATTCGTCCCATACGTATGTACTCCTGTTTTCCTTTATAAGAAAAGACTCCGGTTCTTTGCCCAGAATGAGCCAATCCAAGCTGACGCCAAAAAACGAGGAAATTTCAACGAGCTTATTCGTGCTTGGTGTTGATTTACTCCTTTTCCAGTCTCCCAGATTGCCTGTACTGATCCCCAGCTCTTCACAAAATAGCTTCTTCGTCATCCCCCGCATTTTAATTAACGATTCAATTCGATCGTAAATGGATTGCATATAAGACCGCCTTCCAAATCGTCTTCCGACGACGCATATAAGTAATTATATTCTTGCAAAATTACGTAAAGACGTATATACTCTCCTTGCTATCGCAAATGATAACATATTGGTAATTGTATCATTAATTCCACCCTTTTTACCATTATTCTCCGCATGAACTGCAACTCCCCCGTCAAACTGGACGAGCATGCCGCACATCGATATAAGCACTTCCAATTCATATAGAGGGAGCGACTTTATTTGTTTAATTCAGGCATTAGTATTCTTGAAATCATACATTCACTAAGACAAGCCATTGCGGTTGTCAACCCCAAAGGCTACATCCTTTCTGTCAATCATGCCTGGGTTCAAAATTCGAGTGAAGGCGGCATACCTGCATCATTCAACTGGACGGGAATTAATTTCACACAAATATTTGCGGCCCTTTCAGAAGCTGAAGGACGTTGTCCCAACGCGCTTGATCCCGTATTGAACGGGACTAGCCCGCTTTTCCGCACGGAGTTTCAATCCTCTTTCGAGCGGAGCTTAAAATGGTTCTTATTCGAAGCCACCACGGTTTATTATGAGGATTCGCACACCGTCAAAGGTATGATCGTTTGCCTCACCGATATTACCCAAAGCAAGATGCTAGAACAGGATTTAATGGAAGCGCTGACTCAAATCCGTACCCTGCGCGGTCTACTCCCTATTTGTGCGGTATGTAAAAGAATACGGGATGAGGACGACATCTGGAATTCAGTGGAAAGCTTTCTTGAAAAGCACACCCATGCCGAGTTCACCCATGATATCTGCCCGGAATGTATTCGTCGTTTGTATCCCAAGTATTCATCCGTACTCGATGGCCCCTCCTATTCCTAGTGATAAGTAAATACCCACATATAATCTGCACTCCTTCAGTTCAACATCATAAAACCCCGCTCTCGTTTTCATTCCTTCCATTTGGAAAAAATGATTGACGATTTTCATTGATGTGAATATAATTGTCTTGACAATTATTTTGAAGGAGTGTTTTGCTCTGAGCAGATTCACATCAACCCATCAATCCATCGGATTCCGTTTTGGCAATATGTCACGTAAAATGTCCGCTCTTTTTGCAGGCAGACTCAAGCCTTATGGCATTACCCCCGAGCAATGGACCGTTCTTTACCAGGTATATCTTCAGGAAGGAATTAACCAGAAGGAGCTTGCCACGAGATCCGGTAAGGATCAGCCTTCCATTACGCGTATTCTGGATGTGCTCGATAAAAAAGGCTTCATCCAGCGTAAACCCGATCCTGGAGACCGCAGAGCCTATTTGATTTACGCTACTTCGGCTGTACAAGAGCTAATGAACGAGACCGTACCGCTGGAGCTCAGCCTGAATGATGAGCTGATCGCCGGCATTTCAGATGAACAGTTGCAAACGCTGGATCAAATTATGAAACAGATTAATGCTAATATCGATCGAATTTTTGTAGATTAGAGGTTACAACCATGGAAGACATCAAAGAAAAGCTATGGACGCGGGAATTCGTTATGCTCACCGTGTGCAATCTACTGCTGTTTTTAAATTTACAGATGGTCTTATCGCCACTGCCAGGCTATGTTAAAGAGCATTTTCATGCGGGAGCCTTTACGGTAAGCATGTTTACGACCGTATTTGCTTTGTCCGCCATTATTTCACGTCTCTTCTCGGCCAAGGCACTGGAGAAAGGCAAACGCAACACCATCCTGTTTCTCGGTATCATTCTCGCGTTTCTCGCCACCTTGGGTTACCTATGGAGCGGAACGCTAGCCTTGCTTCTGTGCATGCGGATCCTGTTCGGTGTAGGCTTCGGGATGGGCAGCACCACGCTTCCAACGATGGCATCCGGGGTAATCCCGATTCGACGCCTAGGTGAAGGAATGGGCTACTTTGGACTTTCTACCAGCATCGCGCTATCCCTCGGACCCGTAATCGGCAGTATGCTGCTGGAAAAACAAGGATTCCCGTCGCTGGTATACGCTACATTGATTGTTATCGCCCTGATCTTCCCGCTGGTATATCCGCTGGCCAAAAAGGTGAAGCCACCCGTTTCGGCGTCCCTCCCCCAGGAATTCACAGCCGTTCCGCGTAAAAAGGGCTTTCCCAAAACACTGCTCCTGCCAAGCTTGCTTAATATGCTCATGTCCGTCACTTACGGCGGTCTGCTCAGCTTCATCAACCTGTTCGGCAAAGAAGCGAGTTTGGCCAATGCCTCGCTCTTCTTCCTGTTTAATGCAGCCGCTGTAGTTCTCATCCGGCCAATATCCGGTAAAATCTATGATAAAAAGGGACATAAAGCGCTGCTCATCCCTGCGGCAGCATTCCTGATCGGAGGGCTCTGGCTGCTGTCCTATTCGACTTCAACCGGATTTCTCGCATTGGCTGCGCTTTGTTATGGTCTTGGCTTCGGTACAGCCCAGCCAACCCTGCAATCCTGGATGATTCAATTGGTTCCCCCACAACAGCAGGGCATGGCCAACAGCATGTATTTTAATTCGCTTGATTTAGGGATCGCCGTAGGCGCCTTAATTCTCGGACAGATCGCATCCTTCAGCAGCTACGGATCGATGTACCGGTATTCCTCCCTGTTCCTTGGTATCTTTATTGTATTGTATGCTCTGTATCTGCTAACCCGATCCAAGGACGGAAGCAGATTACTGAAAGCTTCCGCAGACAATCGAACGATGGAGAGATAGGACTTGCTTCCCCCTTCTGCATAAAGGCAGAAGGGTTTTTTATAGTAAAAATCAAAATCTGCAGCACATGTGACGCTCCTCCTTGCTCTGCTATTCTACCTACAATTAAAATTTATGGTGATTCTTGGTACTGCTATCCCATATAATGTTCACAGAAGGTCCGCTATAGAGATAAGTGTTCAATTATATTGGGGGAGCCGTGAATGAATAACAGCATTTCAAAAAGAAATTGGCTGCTCAATTGAATTCTCGGAATGAGCGGACAAATATGCTGGAATATCAAGAACTCTTGGTTTAACACGTTCGTGTACACCAAGATCGCTAAGGATCCGGCGATCATTTCCAGGATGGTTGTTGTAAGCGCTGTCATGCCGTCGCTGGCGACTTTCGTCATAAGAACATGGAGTGATCTTGCATGCAAGCGAAAGCCATTTATAGCTGCCTGGTACCCATTACATAAGGAGGATCTAAATCTATGAACAATCATCGCATTACGACATTTTCGGATTTGCTTTATCCCAATGGCACCTTGATGCAGAAGGGCTATTCTACCAAAGCGGTCATGCACTATAATCGGCGGTATATTAAATCCGCACCATGGCGTATCAAGGAATGGGACTTTTACCAGGTATCCAATGATGACTTCTGCCTTCAGCTGACGATAGGCCATGTCTCTTATGCCGGCAATGTCTCGGCCATGCTGATCGATTTCAAGAATGAAAAGACCTATACCGTCACCGATATGCTGGTTCTTCCTTTTAACAGGCTGAAGATGCCGGAATCGGCCGAGCATGGAGATCTTGCGGTTCATCGTAAAAAGATCGACATGCAGTTTGAGGTATATAAAGGCGGACGCCGTCTTCGCTGCAAGACCCGTGATCCTAAAGCACAGCATAATATGGAGATTGATATTCTTCTCTCCCAGCCTGATCAGGAGTCACTGGTCATCGCCACACCATTTGATGATCATCCCAAGCATTTTTACTACAATCATAAAATCAACTGCATGCCTGCCAGCGGTACGGTGAAGATGGGGGGGAATACCATCACGTTCGAGCCGGATACCGCATTTGGACTTATCGACTGGGGCCGCGGTGTATGGCCGTTCAGCCATGAGTGGTTCTGGGGCAACGGAAGCACCTGGATTGACGGCAAACGCTTTGGCTTCAACATCGGTTTTGGATTCGGCAATACGGAGGCTGCCACCGAAAACATTCTTTTCTATAACGGAACCTCGCATAAGCTGAACCATGTATATGTGGATCTGGCTGCTGGCGGATACATGTCTCCCAAAAAATTCACCAGTGACGATGGGCGTTTTGAAATGGATTTTGAGCCCGTGTTCGACCGTTATACCGAGACAAAAATGCTGTTTGTGGACAATGGCTGCCATCAAATTTTTGGCCGGTTCACCGGCAAAGCCGTCCTGGATGACGGCACGGTGCTGGAAGTGAAAGATATGATGGCTTTCATGGAGCATGCGGTGAATAACTGGTAATTTCATTTCATATAAAAGCCCTTCAGCCATGAACGCAGAAGGGCTTTTTATATATCAAAAAAAGTGAGGCACAGTTCCTTACCAAGGCCATTCCCGACCAAGCCAATCTCTCATCACTAATCGGTCTTCTTCTGACGTCTCTTGGTCCTGATAACGATTTCGAAGGAAATAAGAAATGGCCATGCGAGCCGCATCGTTCGCATCCAGTTCTCCTTCGGCGCTGAGCTTGCCGGACATATAAGATCTCACCCAGCCGGGGTGATATAAACGGAACGTGTAGCCCATCGGCCGAAGCTCATCAAACAGACATTGGACACCGCGGTTCAACGCTGTCTTGGACATGCAGTAGCCGTACCAGTTATCCCGGCAGCTACGCGCCAAACTGCCGGCTTCTGATGAAACGAAGCAGAGCCGCTTCCATTCACTGCGTTCCATGAGCGGCTGCAGGGCTTGCACCATACGCATCGGACCGATGGCATTTACGTTAAATATGCGCAGCACTTCTTTGTCATCCTGAAGTTCATGGATGCTGCTAAACTGCCGGGTGGCTATCCCCGCGTTGTTGATCAGCAAATCCACCTGCCCGGTCTGATCTGAAATCATCCTGCCGGCTTCCTGCACACTCTTGTCGCTGGAAACATCCAGCGGAATGAGTGTTAGACGTTCGGGCTCCGCCTGC is a window encoding:
- the kdpF gene encoding K(+)-transporting ATPase subunit F, encoding MVRPCRGWGRGRQMIVVMVLALLVFIYLVYALIHPERF
- the kdpB gene encoding potassium-transporting ATPase subunit KdpB, which produces MSGKRKSMLTGSIIKHAMKDSIIKLNPVVMLKNPVMFVVEIGTFVVLLMVLFPDYFNTGGRLGFNLTVFLILLFTVLFANFAEALAEGRGKAQADSLKKSKKETTANKCVGPDIKVVNSTELRKGDIVIVSQGEMIPGDGEVIEGLASVDESAITGESAPVIKEAGGDFSSVTGGTRVVSDRIKVAITSDPGESFIDRMISLVEGASRQKTPNEIALSTLLTTLTLIFLIVVVTLAPIAKYLGISLDIPVLISLLVCLIPTTIGGLLSAIGIAGMDRVTQFNVLAMSGKAVEASGDINTMILDKTGTITYGNRMASQFIPAGDASLPETAYWAAVSSLKDETPEGRSVLELMKKQTLGYDEDIAAGGEFIEFKAETRMSGIDLQDGRHVRKGAVDAVRQWVLSQGGSIPSDLAANSDAIASEGGTPLAVAVDDKIYGLIHLKDTVKPGMKERFEQLREMGIRTIMCTGDNPLTAATIAREAGVDDYIAESKPEDKIAVIRREQAEGKLVAMTGDGTNDAPALAQADVGIAMNSGTVAAKEAANMVDLDSDPSKIIEVVAIGKQLLMTRGALTTFSIANDVAKYFAIIPAMFMVAIPQMNVLNVMALGSPMSAILSALIFNAVIIPLLIPLAMKGIKYKPMSSARLLSRNLMIFGLGGVIAPFAGIKLIDLVVHLWI
- the kdpA gene encoding potassium-transporting ATPase subunit KdpA encodes the protein MDILQICIVIAVLLLLVKPVGSYIYHVFSNEANRTDKIFGAVEKLFYKFIGLKNRSGMNWKKYALSMIATNIILVAVSYLILRLMGGLPVNPNQTGNMEASLSFNTVISFMTNTNLQHYSGESGMSYFGQMIVITMMMFTSAASGLVIAISFMRGITRRGGGMGNFFEDFVKAHTRVFLPLAIIVTLVLVGLQVPQTLEPTVTVNTLGGAVQHIAMGPVASLESIKHLGTNGGGFFGVNSAHPFENPRPLTNVIEILSMWTISASLPYTFGRFAKNRKQGWIVFSAMMVLFAAFLCLTYFSEKSGNPLINELGINSTQGSMEGKEVRFGVAQSALFTTVTTAATTGSVNNMHDTLTPLGGLAPLAEMMLNVVFGGKGVGFVNMIMYAILGVFICGLMVGRTPEFLGRKIESREMKLIAIAILAHPFIILVPTAVSFMTHLGTDALTNPMYHGLSQSLYEYTSSAANNGSGFEGLGDNTVFWNVSTGLVMLLGRYVSIIALLGVAGSLSRKRTVPETIGTFHTDTKLFAGILVGTVLLIGALTFLPVLVLGPVAEFLTLK
- a CDS encoding glutathione peroxidase, which encodes MSVYDYHARTLQGKEKPLSDYQDQVLLIVNTASKCGLTPQYRGLQELYEKFHDQHFEILGFPSNQFAHQEPGGSEEIAEFCQVNYGVSFPMFEKIDVKGDNAHPLFKHLTEKAPGVLGSKAIKWNFTKFLVDKQGRVIKRYAPQTTPDKIEEDIKKLIGNSSSN
- the kdpC gene encoding potassium-transporting ATPase subunit KdpC, whose product is MKTTAKFEEVSHGSIWLIALRSSLLFIVICGIAYPLASTGLAQLIFPHQANGSMVKDTTGRTVGSELIGQTFTDPSFFQGRISSIDNDGAGSGSGNYAPSNPELLKRVKDSIAQWEKENPKVAVSGLPVDLITNSGSGLDPHITPASAEVQIPRISALRHIPEEQLKQLVAKSIEGRDLGVFGEERVNVLKLNLELQMLGSK
- a CDS encoding Nramp family divalent metal transporter, translating into MKDTEVMDSDQAENWTKPKERSSLSELNHSMKVPLKGSTFRKFLAFVGPGYLVAVGYMDPGNWATDIAGGAQFGYSLLAVILMSNLMAVLLQSLASKLGIVTGHDLAQACRNQYSKPVSIGLWILCELAIAACDLAEVIGSAIALKLLFGIPLLYGVLITALDVLLILLLQHKGFRAIETLVIVLVLTIGACFAVDLWLAKPDAGSIFNGFIPTADLITNHQKLYIAIAILGATVMPHNLYLHSSIVQTRQYENTYKGKRQAIRFSAWDSTIALTLALFINAAILIVSAATFHKAGMTEVAEISDAYHMLTPLVGTTLASILFAVALLASGQNSTLTGTLAGQIVMEGFLDIKLPPWLRRLITRLIAIIPAVIVTIIAGEKGTEELLILSQVILSLQLPFAVIPLVKFTGDKKIMGRFVNSAWVKILAWCVSAIIVVLNLFLIYQTFMG